GGAAGCCCTGGCGGACGAACCGGCGCAGGTAAGCCTTGAGCACCTTGCCCAGGAGGCGGGACGGCGCCTTGACCGACCCCGTGCCGCGGATCGTGGCTCCGCCGAGGTGCCAGGTTGGATGCAGCCAGATCCGGCGGTGCGGATACGCTTCGGCCAGGTCGCGGGCGACCCGCCCGGCGACTTCCTCGCTGATCAATTCGTCGGTGCCCAGCGGCAGGTGCGGGCCGTGATTTTCCGGCGCGGAAACCGGCAGGAGGAGAATGTCGTCGGTGACCGGGGTCAGCAGCAGTTCGGCGCTGGAAACCCGCTCATAGCGCAAGAGATTGGGCAACATGGCGCGTCACCTTAGCACGATGCGCTTTCGCTGCAAGGGTCATTGCAGCGGGTATTTCGCCAGGTAGGCGTCCAGCCCGCCCTCGACCCGGAAGACGAACGCATAGCCGGCCTGGGTCAACAGATTGGCCGCCTTGATCGCCTGGGCGCGGTCCGGCGCCAGGAGGTAAATATTGCGCTCCTTCGGAAGCTGATTGAGATTTTGCGACAAGGTGGTCAACGGGATTTGCAGGGCGCCGGGCAGAAAGCGCATGTCGTTGCCCAGGGAAAGCGCCTCGCGCAGGTCGACGACCAGCGTGTCGGGTTTGCCGAGCGCGGCGTGCAACTCGTCGGGCGAAGCGTCGCGGATGGCCGACGAGTTCGCACAGGCCGTCGCCAACACCAGCAGCGGCAGCAGGATAAGCGGCAAACGACGCATGTCGATGAATCCTCCGTCAGGGCAGGGCGGCCGGTTCGAGCACCAGCACGCCGCCGATGTTTTCCTCGATGTCGGCGCGGTCCATCAGGCCGGGGGCCAGTTCGTTCCGCTTCCACATTTCGTGCAGGTCGCGGTAATGCGCGGTCAACGGCAGGCCCCAGTTGCCGGAGTCGATCACGATCCACGAACGGGCAGGGTTGGCCAGGTCCACCACATGCCGGTACGCCGGGCCTTCCATGGTCGCGAACTCGCCCGTCCCGTAGTAATAGGACGACGCCATGACCGTATCGACCGATCCGTCATGCTCTTCCGGCCCGATGTTCACGGCGCTGGTCAGCGCGGCCTGGCCGCCCAATACGTGCGCGTTGGTCTGCGTGTGCAAAACGCCCCATCGCCAGGCGGCCGGGTTCGGCCCCTGTTCCTGTTGCAGTTTGGCGTACGCGGCCGACAGCGCCCGCTTGTAGGAGATGTCCCAGGTCTCGACCGCTTTGCTCTTCACCGAGTCGTGGAAGGGGCTTTTCTTGTCGATCAAAGTCTGCAGGACGATGCCCTTGGTCAAATGCGTGCGCACGAAGGGGTAGAACAGGTCGGGCCCCATTTCGTCGAGCAGCACTTTTTTCGTCAGCTCGTCGATCGCGACGTAAAACAGCGCGGCGCCCGGACTGTCGGCGGCGGCCTGTTTGTCCCACCGCTCGAGCACCAGCCGGGCGTCGGTCAGCGATTCGTCGGATTTGGCGGCCTCAATGAACAACGGCACGAAATCCACCGCCATCTCGCTGAAGATATCGCCTTGAATGCGGCTCATGGACGCGGCGTCCACCTTCGGCTGGTTGGTCAGCAGCCAGAGGATCCGGCGCGCCCGGTGGCCCGGCGTGTAGTTGAAGGCCCACGGGTAGGGATATTTCTCCTGGTCGAAGGTCGGATTGTTGGCGGTGACGATGTAGCCGTCGCGCGGGTCGCGGCGTTGCGGCAGCTCCTTGAAGGGCACGAAGGCGGTCCAGCGGCCCTCGTCGAGCCAGGCGCGGGCGACGCGCTGGCCGTCGCCGTGGTTGCGCACCGGGATGAAACCGGCGGCCACGTAGCCGATGTGTCCGGCGTCGTCGGCGCAGATCCAGTTCTGGCGCGGGGAGTTGTAGCGGCTCATCGCGGTGAAAAAGTCATCGCAACTCTCGCCGCGATTGACGCCCAGGAAAGCGGCCATGTCGTTGCCGCGGCCGGATTTGCCGTACTTTTGATGAATCGCCAGGCGTTCCTCGGGGGTCTTGGCTTTTTCCAGCTCCCAGAAGGCGGCCGGGTCGTCCATGAAGTCCATGCCCACCCAACGGAGGCTCAGCAGTTCGGCGGCCGGATCGGTGTTGACCACGTCGCTGATCACCGGGCCGAACCGGCTGACGCGCACGTTGATTTTTTCGTCGCGGACCGAGGCGCCTTCCTTGACGCGCACGATTTCCTCACGGACGACGAAATCCTCCCAGGTGTCCTGGTAGAAGTAGCGTTCCGGGTGCGACGGATCGACCTTGTGCAGATACAAATCCTGCACGTCGCCCTGGTTGTTGGTCGAAGCCCAGGCGAGGTGCCGGTTGTGGCCCAACACGATCAGCGGCACCCCGGGGAAGCTGGCGCCGATGGCGTCGATCGCGCCGCCGGAAATGTGGATCAGGTGGAACAGCGAGGGCGCCAGGTGCGGCAGGTGCGGATCGTTGGCCAGGATCGGCTTGCCGCTGACCGACCGCGAACCGGCGACCACCCAGTTGTTGCTGGCGTCGGTCCGTTCGACCGGCAGGCCGCCGAGGTAGCGGTAGATCGCGCCGAGCGACAACTGGCTGGGCTCGAGCGGCGCCAGGGTCCGGGGGTCGAAACCGAACGACGGTTTTTTCGCGGGGAACTGGTAATCCGGCAGGATGCGCGGCGCCTTGGGATAGCGGTAGGTCGACATCAGCAGGGCCGCTTTGTCCGTGCCCAGCACCTGGTCGGCGGCGGCCCACATGAGTTCGACCTTGG
This Myxococcales bacterium DNA region includes the following protein-coding sequences:
- a CDS encoding rhodanese-like domain-containing protein, whose amino-acid sequence is MRRLPLILLPLLVLATACANSSAIRDASPDELHAALGKPDTLVVDLREALSLGNDMRFLPGALQIPLTTLSQNLNQLPKERNIYLLAPDRAQAIKAANLLTQAGYAFVFRVEGGLDAYLAKYPLQ
- a CDS encoding penicillin acylase family protein, producing the protein MSKTSIRLLYLAAALLLLSSCASALNWMDYRSNPQGPQTAGSLELPGLTAPVEVLRDKWAIPHILAQNELDLARAMGYVHAQDRLFSMDFLRRLTEGKLAEVVGDRPMATTSMVLGARSTRQHDIGMRILGFEHYAELFLESAPQETKDFLEAYAQGVNAYIAQHEKDLPIEFRLIGYQPELWQPKDSIALERLLGWMLSTNAKVELMWAAADQVLGTDKAALLMSTYRYPKAPRILPDYQFPAKKPSFGFDPRTLAPLEPSQLSLGAIYRYLGGLPVERTDASNNWVVAGSRSVSGKPILANDPHLPHLAPSLFHLIHISGGAIDAIGASFPGVPLIVLGHNRHLAWASTNNQGDVQDLYLHKVDPSHPERYFYQDTWEDFVVREEIVRVKEGASVRDEKINVRVSRFGPVISDVVNTDPAAELLSLRWVGMDFMDDPAAFWELEKAKTPEERLAIHQKYGKSGRGNDMAAFLGVNRGESCDDFFTAMSRYNSPRQNWICADDAGHIGYVAAGFIPVRNHGDGQRVARAWLDEGRWTAFVPFKELPQRRDPRDGYIVTANNPTFDQEKYPYPWAFNYTPGHRARRILWLLTNQPKVDAASMSRIQGDIFSEMAVDFVPLFIEAAKSDESLTDARLVLERWDKQAAADSPGAALFYVAIDELTKKVLLDEMGPDLFYPFVRTHLTKGIVLQTLIDKKSPFHDSVKSKAVETWDISYKRALSAAYAKLQQEQGPNPAAWRWGVLHTQTNAHVLGGQAALTSAVNIGPEEHDGSVDTVMASSYYYGTGEFATMEGPAYRHVVDLANPARSWIVIDSGNWGLPLTAHYRDLHEMWKRNELAPGLMDRADIEENIGGVLVLEPAALP